The Corallococcus soli genome includes a window with the following:
- a CDS encoding M23 family metallopeptidase — protein sequence MKTASLLCLAALGVASTSEAATQFEIKNRRIEPRQTLAGALHEAALPDVQVQAVIAALEGVFDFRKSRVGDQFRLVMRNGELDFFDYRQSTVDEWQVRRDGEKYVGSKRSIEVEKQVSLVSLEISTSLYDATLAAGEDPSIGLVLSDVFAWDIDFYRDVRKGDKAKALVEKFVSKGRVLRYGEVLAATYEGGLVGNKRVFRYVLPNGEANFFQEDGASAKKTFLKSPLKYAHVTSSFGSRYHPVLQYVKNHNGVDYGTPIGTPVWAVADGTVVSASYAGAAGNMVVLRHANGMETQYMHLSRFGDGVRTGTRVRQKQVIAYSGNTGRSTGPHLHFGLKRSGTYANPLTQKFPRADPLPKELTGDFLAKAHDMAQQLDAVSVAAVAGKAAPPPVGAK from the coding sequence ATGAAGACCGCCTCCCTCCTGTGCCTCGCCGCCCTCGGGGTGGCTTCGACGTCGGAAGCCGCCACCCAGTTCGAAATCAAGAACCGCCGCATTGAGCCGCGCCAGACGCTGGCGGGCGCGCTGCATGAGGCGGCGCTGCCCGACGTGCAGGTGCAGGCGGTCATCGCGGCGCTGGAGGGCGTGTTCGACTTCCGCAAGTCCCGCGTGGGCGACCAGTTCCGGCTGGTGATGCGCAACGGCGAGCTGGACTTCTTCGACTACCGCCAGAGCACCGTGGACGAGTGGCAGGTGCGCCGCGACGGGGAGAAGTACGTCGGCAGCAAGCGCTCCATTGAAGTGGAGAAGCAGGTGTCGCTCGTCTCGCTGGAGATCAGCACGTCGCTGTATGACGCGACGCTGGCCGCCGGCGAGGACCCGTCCATCGGCCTGGTGCTGTCGGACGTGTTCGCGTGGGACATCGACTTCTACCGGGACGTGCGCAAGGGCGACAAGGCCAAGGCCCTGGTGGAGAAGTTCGTCTCCAAGGGCCGCGTGCTGCGCTACGGCGAGGTGCTGGCGGCCACCTACGAGGGCGGCCTCGTGGGCAACAAGCGCGTGTTCCGCTACGTGCTGCCCAACGGCGAGGCGAACTTCTTCCAGGAGGACGGCGCGAGCGCCAAGAAGACCTTCCTCAAGAGCCCGCTGAAGTACGCGCACGTCACCAGCAGCTTCGGGTCGCGCTACCACCCGGTGCTCCAGTACGTGAAGAACCACAACGGCGTGGACTACGGCACGCCCATTGGCACCCCGGTGTGGGCCGTGGCCGACGGCACGGTGGTGTCCGCGAGCTACGCGGGCGCCGCGGGCAACATGGTGGTGCTGCGCCACGCCAACGGCATGGAGACGCAGTACATGCACCTGTCGCGCTTCGGTGACGGCGTGCGCACCGGCACGCGCGTGCGGCAGAAGCAGGTGATTGCCTATTCGGGCAACACCGGCCGCTCCACCGGCCCGCACCTGCACTTCGGCCTGAAGCGCAGCGGCACCTACGCCAACCCGCTCACCCAGAAGTTCCCCCGCGCGGATCCGCTGCCCAAGGAGCTGACGGGCGACTTCCTCGCCAAGGCGCACGACATGGCCCAGCAGTTGGACGCCGTGTCCGTGGCCGCGGTCGCGGGCAAGGCCGCGCCCCCGCCGGTCGGCGCGAAGTAG
- a CDS encoding SpoVR family protein, giving the protein MPKSLTPRLASLRDEIHGYAKEFGLDFFDTVFEMVSYDEMNMVAAYGGFPTRYPHWRWGMEYEQLAKGYEYGLSKIYELVINNDPCYAYLMESNPEVDQKLVMSHVYGHCDFFKNNFSFRHTNRRMIDDMANHATRVRRWVDKIGVEKVEDFIDRTLSLENLIDQHAPHIRRNPDPQRAEEELKSNERVEGFKVNREYMRGYINPSEFLDSQRKHSEDEKAQRKRFPERPQRDVLYFLLEHAPLEPWEVDILSILRDEAYYFAPQGQTKIMNEGWASYWHSTIMTRRALRDDEIIDYADHHSGTMGVRPGAINPYKLGIELWRDIEDRWNKGKFGKEWDECDDLRARQSWDKKLGAGREKIFEVRKHYNDITFIDTFLTAEFAIQQKLFVYGFNEKRNSWEILDREFRKVKNKLLTSLTNFGQPIIEVVDGNYENRSELLLAHKHDGQDLKGDYARETLRNLQSLWRRPVNIVTRYDGKGTLLRFDGQHHSEKKVEL; this is encoded by the coding sequence ATGCCCAAGAGCCTGACACCCCGCCTCGCGTCGCTGCGGGACGAAATCCACGGCTATGCCAAGGAATTCGGCCTGGACTTCTTCGACACCGTCTTCGAGATGGTCAGCTACGACGAGATGAACATGGTCGCCGCCTACGGCGGCTTCCCCACCCGCTATCCCCACTGGCGCTGGGGCATGGAGTACGAGCAGCTGGCGAAGGGGTACGAGTACGGGCTCTCCAAAATCTACGAGCTCGTCATCAACAATGACCCCTGCTACGCCTACTTGATGGAGAGCAACCCGGAGGTGGACCAGAAGCTGGTCATGTCCCACGTCTACGGGCACTGCGACTTCTTCAAGAACAACTTCTCCTTCCGGCACACCAACCGCCGGATGATTGACGACATGGCCAACCACGCCACCCGCGTCCGCCGCTGGGTGGACAAGATTGGCGTGGAGAAGGTGGAGGACTTCATCGACCGGACGCTGTCGCTGGAGAACCTCATTGACCAGCACGCGCCCCACATCCGCAGAAACCCCGACCCGCAGCGCGCGGAGGAGGAGCTCAAGTCCAACGAGCGCGTGGAGGGCTTCAAGGTCAACCGCGAGTACATGCGCGGCTACATCAACCCTTCGGAGTTCCTGGACTCGCAGCGCAAGCACTCCGAGGATGAGAAGGCGCAGCGCAAGCGCTTCCCGGAGCGCCCCCAGCGGGACGTGCTGTACTTCCTCCTGGAGCACGCGCCGCTGGAGCCGTGGGAGGTGGACATCCTCTCCATCCTGCGCGACGAGGCGTACTACTTCGCGCCGCAAGGCCAGACGAAGATCATGAACGAGGGCTGGGCCAGCTACTGGCACTCCACCATCATGACCCGCCGGGCGCTGCGCGATGATGAGATCATCGACTACGCGGACCACCACTCCGGCACCATGGGCGTGCGCCCCGGCGCCATCAACCCGTACAAGCTGGGCATCGAGCTGTGGCGGGACATCGAGGACCGGTGGAACAAGGGCAAGTTCGGCAAGGAGTGGGACGAGTGCGACGACCTGCGCGCCCGCCAGTCCTGGGACAAGAAGCTGGGCGCGGGCCGTGAGAAGATTTTTGAGGTCCGCAAGCACTACAACGACATCACCTTCATCGACACGTTCCTCACCGCCGAGTTCGCCATCCAGCAGAAGCTGTTCGTGTATGGCTTCAACGAGAAGCGCAACTCGTGGGAGATCCTGGACCGCGAGTTCCGCAAGGTGAAGAACAAGCTGCTCACGTCGCTCACCAACTTCGGGCAGCCCATCATCGAAGTGGTGGACGGCAACTACGAGAACCGCTCGGAGCTGCTGCTCGCGCACAAGCACGACGGGCAGGACCTGAAGGGCGACTACGCACGGGAGACGCTGCGCAACCTGCAGAGCCTGTGGCGCCGGCCCGTGAACATCGTCACCCGCTACGACGGCAAGGGCACCCTGCTGCGCTTCGACGGGCAGCACCATTCGGAGAAGAAGGTGGAGTTGTAG
- a CDS encoding DUF444 family protein, with product MTLKIHQDHSRFKQIVRGKIKANLRKYVQKGEMLGKKGKDAISIPIPFIDIPRFKYGHKEQGGVGQGEGEVGQQLGPGAVEPGDGHQAGQGEGDHALEVDVTLEELAQILGEELQLPRIERRQSERIVTQKVKYTGVNTTGPESLRHFKRTFKQALKRQIATGTYDPKMPVIIPTREDRRYRSYKLQELPDTNAVIIYMMDVSGSMGDEQKEIVRIESFWLDTWLKHQYKGLESRYIIHDAVAREVDRDTFFHTRESGGTMISSAYKLCREIIQADYPKSAWNIYPFHFSDGDNWSADDTRQCIEMLRNDILPQVNQFAYGQVESPYGSGQFIKDLREAVGDTNNVSLSEIADKDAIYASIKDFLGKGR from the coding sequence GTGACCTTGAAGATCCACCAGGACCACTCCCGCTTCAAACAGATCGTCCGCGGGAAGATCAAAGCCAACCTGCGCAAGTACGTGCAGAAGGGCGAGATGCTGGGCAAGAAGGGCAAGGATGCCATCAGCATCCCCATCCCCTTCATCGACATCCCGCGCTTCAAGTACGGCCACAAGGAGCAGGGCGGCGTCGGGCAGGGCGAGGGCGAGGTGGGTCAGCAGCTGGGCCCCGGGGCGGTGGAGCCCGGGGACGGACACCAGGCCGGCCAGGGCGAGGGAGACCACGCCCTGGAGGTGGACGTCACCCTGGAGGAGCTGGCGCAGATACTGGGCGAGGAGCTGCAACTGCCGCGCATCGAGCGGCGGCAGAGCGAGCGCATCGTCACGCAGAAGGTGAAGTACACGGGCGTCAACACCACCGGCCCGGAGTCGCTGCGTCACTTCAAGCGCACCTTCAAGCAGGCCCTGAAGCGGCAGATCGCCACCGGCACCTACGACCCGAAGATGCCGGTCATCATCCCCACGCGCGAGGACCGGCGCTACCGCAGCTACAAGCTCCAGGAGCTGCCGGACACCAACGCGGTCATCATCTACATGATGGACGTGTCCGGTTCGATGGGGGACGAGCAGAAGGAGATCGTCCGCATCGAGAGCTTCTGGCTCGATACGTGGCTCAAGCACCAGTACAAGGGCCTGGAGTCGCGCTACATCATCCACGACGCCGTCGCCCGCGAAGTGGACCGCGACACGTTCTTCCACACCCGCGAGTCCGGCGGGACGATGATCTCCAGCGCCTACAAGCTGTGCCGGGAGATCATCCAGGCGGACTACCCGAAGAGCGCGTGGAACATTTACCCGTTCCACTTCAGCGACGGTGACAACTGGAGCGCGGACGACACGCGCCAGTGCATTGAGATGCTGCGCAACGACATCCTCCCGCAGGTGAACCAGTTCGCCTACGGCCAGGTCGAGTCCCCCTACGGCAGCGGGCAGTTCATCAAGGACCTGCGCGAGGCGGTGGGTGACACGAACAACGTGTCGTTGAGCGAGATCGCGGACAAGGACGCCATCTACGCGTCCATCAAGGACTTCCTCGGCAAGGGCCGCTGA
- a CDS encoding PrkA family serine protein kinase yields the protein MKDAEKGSWVSRIAAFQDVKTYAELNWDGSFEDYLEIVRKNPKVTRTAFQRIYDMILSHGKSEYIDNKKKLTRYHFFSDERFGGRDAIFGLDVPLMKLVNVFKSAAQGYGTEKRVILLHGPVGSSKSTIARLLKKGMEEYSKVPEGAAYTFSWLTDKKQPDGTVTKEKMKCPMNEEPLNLIPKEWRPKIFAELSPPESGYTIPDGCELCPACRFVFKELMTQYGGDFAQVMNHVHVNRLIFSEKDRVGIGTFQPKDEKNQDSTELTGDINYRKIAEYGSDSDPRAFNFDGEFNIANRGVIEFVEVLKLDVAFLYDLLGASQEHKIKPKKFPQTDIDEVIIGHTNEPEYKKLESNEFMEALRDRTVKIDIPYITKLTEEVKIYEKDFNSRAIKGKHIAPHTLEMAAMWAVLTRLEEPKKHNLSLLQKLKLYNGKTLPNFTEDNIKELRKESVREGLEGISARYIQDKISNALVSDKGEGCINPFMVLNELEAGLKTHSLINNEDARKRMKELLTTVKQEYEDIVKNEVQRAISADEDAIGKLCGNYIDNIKAFTQKEKVRNKYTGIYEVPDERLMRSIEEKIDIPESRKDDFRGEIMNYIGALAVEGKTFNYRTNERLHKALELKLFEDQKDSIKLKNLVSSVVDKETQEKIDLVKDRMMKNYGYCEICSTDVLNFVASIFARGDAKE from the coding sequence ATGAAGGACGCTGAGAAGGGCTCGTGGGTCTCCAGAATCGCCGCGTTCCAGGACGTGAAGACCTACGCGGAACTCAATTGGGACGGCTCTTTCGAGGACTACCTCGAAATCGTCCGCAAGAACCCCAAGGTCACCCGCACCGCCTTCCAGAGGATCTACGACATGATCCTCAGTCACGGGAAGTCGGAGTACATCGACAACAAGAAGAAGCTGACGCGCTACCACTTCTTCAGTGACGAGCGCTTCGGCGGCCGTGACGCCATCTTCGGCCTGGACGTCCCGCTGATGAAGCTGGTGAACGTCTTCAAGTCCGCGGCGCAGGGCTACGGCACGGAGAAGCGCGTCATCCTCCTGCACGGGCCCGTGGGGTCGTCCAAGTCCACCATCGCCCGCCTGCTCAAGAAGGGCATGGAGGAATACTCCAAGGTCCCGGAGGGCGCCGCCTACACCTTCTCCTGGCTCACCGACAAGAAGCAGCCGGACGGCACGGTGACGAAGGAGAAGATGAAGTGCCCCATGAACGAGGAGCCGCTCAACCTCATCCCCAAGGAGTGGCGTCCGAAGATCTTCGCGGAGCTGTCCCCGCCGGAGTCCGGCTACACCATCCCGGACGGCTGCGAGCTGTGCCCCGCCTGCCGCTTCGTCTTCAAGGAGCTCATGACCCAGTACGGCGGTGACTTCGCCCAGGTCATGAACCACGTGCACGTCAACCGGCTCATCTTCAGCGAGAAGGACCGCGTCGGCATTGGCACGTTCCAGCCCAAGGATGAGAAGAACCAGGACTCCACCGAGCTCACCGGCGACATCAACTACCGGAAGATCGCCGAGTACGGCTCGGACTCCGACCCGCGCGCCTTCAACTTCGACGGCGAGTTCAACATCGCCAACCGCGGCGTCATCGAATTCGTCGAAGTGCTCAAGCTGGACGTCGCGTTCCTCTACGACCTGCTCGGCGCGTCGCAGGAGCACAAGATCAAGCCGAAGAAGTTCCCGCAGACGGACATCGACGAAGTCATCATCGGGCACACCAACGAGCCTGAATACAAGAAGCTGGAGAGCAACGAGTTCATGGAGGCGCTGCGGGACCGTACGGTGAAGATTGACATCCCGTACATCACCAAGCTCACGGAGGAGGTGAAGATCTACGAGAAGGACTTCAACTCCCGCGCCATCAAGGGCAAGCACATCGCGCCGCACACGCTGGAGATGGCCGCCATGTGGGCCGTCCTCACGCGCCTGGAGGAGCCCAAGAAGCACAACCTGTCGCTCCTGCAGAAGCTCAAGCTCTACAACGGGAAGACGCTGCCCAACTTCACCGAGGACAACATCAAGGAGCTGCGCAAGGAGAGCGTGCGCGAGGGCCTGGAGGGCATCAGCGCCCGCTACATCCAGGATAAAATCTCCAACGCCCTGGTGAGCGACAAGGGCGAGGGCTGCATCAACCCCTTCATGGTGCTCAACGAGCTGGAAGCCGGCTTGAAGACGCACTCCCTCATCAACAACGAGGACGCGCGCAAGCGGATGAAGGAGCTGCTCACCACGGTGAAGCAGGAGTACGAGGACATCGTCAAGAACGAGGTCCAGCGCGCCATCAGCGCCGACGAGGACGCCATCGGCAAGCTGTGCGGCAACTACATCGACAACATCAAGGCCTTCACCCAGAAGGAGAAGGTCCGCAACAAGTACACCGGCATCTACGAAGTCCCGGACGAGCGCCTCATGCGTTCGATTGAAGAGAAGATCGACATCCCGGAGAGCCGCAAGGACGACTTCCGCGGGGAGATCATGAACTACATCGGCGCGCTCGCCGTGGAGGGCAAGACCTTCAACTACCGGACCAACGAACGGCTGCACAAGGCGCTGGAGCTGAAGCTGTTCGAAGACCAGAAGGACAGCATCAAGCTCAAGAACCTCGTGTCCTCCGTCGTGGACAAGGAGACGCAGGAGAAGATCGATCTGGTGAAGGACCGGATGATGAAGAACTACGGGTACTGCGAGATCTGCTCCACGGACGTCCTCAACTTCGTGGCCAGCATCTTCGCCCGTGGTGACGCGAAGGAGTAG